Sequence from the Fulvivirga ligni genome:
CATAAAAATCAAACACTTCTTTTTCCTGTAGTTCTTTCAGTTGCCATGGTTGCAAGCTCAACCCCGCCGGAATGCCGATGTTGGCAATAGTCATAGGTAGGCCATTTTGCTTTTTGTTTTTAATTTCGATGTGAAGCCTTACCGTCTCATTCATGTTCACATCATTCGCTTGAAGCTGTTGTTTTAGGGCTACGCTGCAGTTTTTATCAGATACCGGTGTTTTCGTATGCCATACAAAGTTTAAACCATATGGAATAGCCTTGCCGGTTTCACTAAACTTTACTCGTATCGGCGTTGCTCCTTTACTGGATAACTGATGCTGATCAATGTCAAAATGTACCAACTGCATGCTTTCTTCCTTATATTTTTGTGTATTAAGCAACTGATTCTGAGCATAAAGCTCAATCACGCCATCAGAATTCTGAGTGTTTAAGAGTTTCGCATATTGGGTAAAGGCCATTAATGTGAGGGTAGTAGCCTGTGTACTGCCATAGCCGTAATAACCTCTTTGAGATACTAAAAACTGAATACATTCATTGATCAGATTGAGATTGTGTTGATTGTTTTTGAGCAAAGCAACGGTCCAAAAAGCTACAGTTTCAACCTTCAGAGATTTGCCATAGCTTCTAACTATTGATTCATTTGCTTTGAGTTCGCCAATACCTTGAGTAGCCACTGCCTCTTGAAATTTATCCACCAGAAACTGATAGTCTTTCATTAGGTTAAAGTTGTAAGCTGCACTAGCTAGCAGCGCCATTTTATACATGTCCTTGCTTTTGAGAGCTTCTTTTAAGGCAGTATCATATTCATCCTTTACAGATTCAAGGCTCCCTGTTTCACTCATTACATATACGATGTAAGCGTTGTTCACTTCCTTGGAGGCGGCAGAAAAACCATATTTGCCATGCTTCTGTTTGAAGCCCCCTTTTCCATCTTTTCTGCTCATTAGCCAATCCTGGGTTCTCTTTATCATGCTGCTGCTAACTCCGGAATATACTTTAGCCATTTCATGAAATTCTAACAAACCATAGGCTGATAGGGCTTCATGGGCTGCCGGGTGACCGAACCACTCGAAACCACCACCTTTAATTTCATAAGCCATTAATCGCCTGTAACCATCTTGAATAAGTCGAGTGGCCCTATTCCTTACTTCCATATTAAAGCTACCCGTTTCTTCCATAAACTGTAATGCCAAGATATTGGGGAACGTGCTGGAGGAAACCTGTTCAAAACACCCATGTGGAGTTCTCAATATGGATTCAATGCCCTGGGAGATATCATTTAACAGGCTAGGGTAAGCATTTAATTCGGCCTTGAAAGTGCCTTTTTCTATTTCGCCTAAGTCTATCATGTATGTGCTGTCCATTACACTGGCTGCATGGCTAAGGTGTCTGGGGAATCCCACAGATTTAATGTTCAGCTTCTGATGGATTTTGTCTGAATAGCTACCACAATCTAGGGTTATGTCTATCAGGTATTGACCTTCCATTTGGTTGGTTAGCAAAGTGTACCACACTGTAACTACCTCATTTGGTGGAACATTGATCGACTGAGATGCATCTTCAAGTAAATGAAAACCATTCGACGCATTCACCTTTAATGTGGCTTCTTTTATCTTTTTGGTTTCATTTTTTACCTGCACAGGTATTCTTAGGGTATCTTCAAAACCTAAATATTGAGGAAGTTTCGCATATAATGACATGGGTAACTGAGTAAAATAGCTTTTCTCAGCTCTACCTATCTCACCTGTAGTGCTAAAACCTTCTGCGGTAATCTTAAAACTGCTCACCTCATCATTGTTGTAAAATGATACTTCAGCTTCACCTTTTGTATTGGTAATAATGTTGGGGTTCCAGTAAATGGTGCTTCTGAAATCACTTCTTTCTTCTTCTTTTGATGGGGGCGCTACATAAAACTCCCTTGAAGCGGAGAATTTTTTAGGTCCTATGCTGATATGATTGTAAACGGCCTTTTTCTTTTCTGACTTCAGGTTATAGTATGGGGTGGACTTCAATGTTATGAGAAGTGCCCCATTGGCTCCACGGCTACCATAAAGAGCTGAGGCCATTTGCGGACTCAATATCTCAACGCTCTGAATATCAGTGCTATTGATAAAGCTGCTATTAAGAAAATTTTGATTTGCACTAGAAGCCAATGGATGCCCATTAATAACATAAAGTGGCTCTGTTTCTCCAGAAATTGAGCCTACTCCTCTAATTCTTATATTCGGGGTGGGCATTGGTTCCTGCCTGGTTATCTGAACACCGGCTACCTGACCTTGCAGCGCCTGGGCTACATTGGTGATTTCAGGGTTAGTATAATTTACTACAGATACAGACCCCGTTAAACTGGATTTTGTCACTGTCGCATATCCAGTAACTACCACCTCGCTAAGCTGCTGTACATCAGAAGATAAACTAATATCTAATTGGTCAGATTGAGGTGTACCCACTACCTTATTCCTTTTTTTAGATTCTGGGGTTAAGATTTCTCTATCTTCATAGTCAAATTGGAAAGAGCTATTATCTGATGAGCCAAAATCATTGTTCTCTTGCTCATCTAATATTATCTTATTGGGCTGCTTGGTAAGGAGCATTTTTCTTACCGTAGCATCAGCATTCTTAAAAAGAAAGTGGCCTTCCGTGGTAGTAGTAACATTGATGATTCGATATGCGTTGCCCAGCTCCATAAGCGTTACCTCTCCATGGATAGGTTTGTCATGTTTATCCACAATCCTACCTGCAACATTCTTCGCTTTTTCAGGGATATAAGTGATGCTTTTATTAGGATTTTGAACCTCGGCCCACTTGAACCTTCTCCAGCCCTGTGTGAGTAAGAGGTAGTCCATGGCTTCCGTTGCTTTTGGTTCATCGGGGTCAAAATAGAAAGAGGGCTCCTGTATTTCTCCCTTTAGTTCTGAAGATAATAACAGTGACGAAAGGATGTTATCCTGCTTATCATCTGCAAAGGTCAGCAGCTTGTCGTCTACCACGGCTAACGAAAGCTTTCCCTGCACAGGCTGGTTGTCACTATCCAATGTTCTGATTTTGAGCTTAACTTTCTCCCGAGGCTGATAGTCATCATGATTGGTTTCCAGTTGTATTTTAAGGGTTTTGTGAGGGTTGATGAATACCAGGCGTTCGCACTGCTCCAGGTGTTTTTCATTAAACAGTGTGAATACTGCTATGCCTGCAGGAAAGTCTTCCGTGTTTACTTTTATACTATTTGAGCCAGCGGATAAGCTGATCATTTCTGAATAGTATAAAGCGCCATGTGCCTGACCTACCAAATATCCCTGGGTTTTGTCGGGAGAATAAATCTCCCACTGCAGCTGAGTATCATCATGATTTTTCAATTGCAGCGTGTACCCACCTGATTTGGTTGTTGGTAATGGTAAATGATCTTCATTACCACTTGGTGAGCTGATTTTAGCAAAGTATTGCTTTCCCGCTCTAGGAGTGAACTCAAAAGCGCCCAT
This genomic interval carries:
- a CDS encoding MG2 domain-containing protein — protein: MKKTLLISIISLLCFSSFIFIKDGFLDDLKKQLHLYNQQYPEEKIYLQTDKPFYKPGESIWYNAFILNSTDHKPSTTSEVLYVELIDARGTVVNTSKLLIQSGTSKGDFELSDQAPGGIYTLKAYTKWMKNFGEEMVFSKKLQVQHIITPRLLLKLDFEKEAYGPGDMVRAELKVSNLKNEKVSNAEIKYTISLNGSKHLDSTAYTDQDGEANITFQLPDGLSSNDGLFNAIVRTEGIEESISRSIPIVLNKVTVQFFPEGGDMVVNQPTKMGFKALNEMNKGADISGEIIDNDGLLVTSFQSFHMGMGAFEFTPRAGKQYFAKISSPSGNEDHLPLPTTKSGGYTLQLKNHDDTQLQWEIYSPDKTQGYLVGQAHGALYYSEMISLSAGSNSIKVNTEDFPAGIAVFTLFNEKHLEQCERLVFINPHKTLKIQLETNHDDYQPREKVKLKIRTLDSDNQPVQGKLSLAVVDDKLLTFADDKQDNILSSLLLSSELKGEIQEPSFYFDPDEPKATEAMDYLLLTQGWRRFKWAEVQNPNKSITYIPEKAKNVAGRIVDKHDKPIHGEVTLMELGNAYRIINVTTTTEGHFLFKNADATVRKMLLTKQPNKIILDEQENNDFGSSDNSSFQFDYEDREILTPESKKRNKVVGTPQSDQLDISLSSDVQQLSEVVVTGYATVTKSSLTGSVSVVNYTNPEITNVAQALQGQVAGVQITRQEPMPTPNIRIRGVGSISGETEPLYVINGHPLASSANQNFLNSSFINSTDIQSVEILSPQMASALYGSRGANGALLITLKSTPYYNLKSEKKKAVYNHISIGPKKFSASREFYVAPPSKEEERSDFRSTIYWNPNIITNTKGEAEVSFYNNDEVSSFKITAEGFSTTGEIGRAEKSYFTQLPMSLYAKLPQYLGFEDTLRIPVQVKNETKKIKEATLKVNASNGFHLLEDASQSINVPPNEVVTVWYTLLTNQMEGQYLIDITLDCGSYSDKIHQKLNIKSVGFPRHLSHAASVMDSTYMIDLGEIEKGTFKAELNAYPSLLNDISQGIESILRTPHGCFEQVSSSTFPNILALQFMEETGSFNMEVRNRATRLIQDGYRRLMAYEIKGGGFEWFGHPAAHEALSAYGLLEFHEMAKVYSGVSSSMIKRTQDWLMSRKDGKGGFKQKHGKYGFSAASKEVNNAYIVYVMSETGSLESVKDEYDTALKEALKSKDMYKMALLASAAYNFNLMKDYQFLVDKFQEAVATQGIGELKANESIVRSYGKSLKVETVAFWTVALLKNNQHNLNLINECIQFLVSQRGYYGYGSTQATTLTLMAFTQYAKLLNTQNSDGVIELYAQNQLLNTQKYKEESMQLVHFDIDQHQLSSKGATPIRVKFSETGKAIPYGLNFVWHTKTPVSDKNCSVALKQQLQANDVNMNETVRLHIEIKNKKQNGLPMTIANIGIPAGLSLQPWQLKELQEKEVFDFYEIINDNLILYYTEMGPAETKSVDLDLKAELKGTFTAPASSAYLYYTEEFKDWEKGSSVTVH